Part of the Lolium rigidum isolate FL_2022 chromosome 6, APGP_CSIRO_Lrig_0.1, whole genome shotgun sequence genome, TTGTTACAGTTCACAACCAATGAACCGTGGATAGGCGGCTCTCCCTCTGTAAACAAGAACCCCGCAGAATGTAAACCGAGCAATAGCTTCAGATATATGCAACTAGCTAACCATTTCTGCAGTATCTGATTTCAGAGTTCCCATGTCTCGAAGCTGCCGTGGACGAAGTCGTAGCGTGCACCAATCAAATGCAGTGTGCCCTTTCTCATTCTATCCTTGACGAATGGGTAGGAGTCCAGATTTCTAAGGGACACATTGACAGCCTCCTGCACACCATTCACGAATGCAGAATCAGTACTTATCCGGCTATGGAATGGTTAGTTAACTACAGACGAGGAGTGCCCAAAGGATAGTTAGATGAGGGAAACCAGTTTTGAACAATTGACCCACAGTTCTGCTTAACAAGAAATGGAATGTTTTAAGCAATTGTACCTTTTCAAGTACAGTGCACTGGTCGTCAAAAGGCAACAACCTATTTTCTCTCTGAACCTTGTTCTTGGCATTCATACCGATCTTCACCCAGTCCTCGATGAAGTGGCTacgtaacaaaacaaaccatgaaACTCAATAAAAAAGTGTGGGAGGACAAATTAACACTGAATCCATGTTTTCACTTCACTGATCCAGACAACCCCTTATCTGGACCCTTGCGTATATATGGTTTGTTTTTGGTGCATAATAAGCATGGAGACATTTACTTACTAGGCGTTAGGCCCTTTGTCCTTCAGTGAGAGTAGCTCCCTAATTCCAGCACAGCGGCTGTGACCAATCACAACAATGTACTCAACCTGCCAGATGGATGTAGATGAACTTGTGGTTTTCATGGAAAATATACCGACTTTTATAATTGGTAGCAAGCGCAAGTACAAAATATGCAGTGTATCCCTTTCGGCTGAGTAACATACAACTAATGGAGTTCTACAGACCATACCAACTCCGAACGATAAACTATAAtctgaaacagtcctttttccatATTAGAATCATTAGACACATTATGAACTTCATAAACTGTCCGGATGATACTTTGACTGAGTAGAATGGCTATTGCACACATATTAACTTGAGGGAGGCTATAAGGGAACGTATATTTATTCCCTAATGAGAGAGATCATACAGTTTCCCCTAAATGAGAGATATCATACATTTCCCCTCTAATGAGAGTTCCTCTTCTCTGAGCACATCACTTCACCTTTTCTAGCTTGGCCCCGACACAACACCAATAACATCATTTGCATTTGACACGATATATGCCCATAAAAGGGAGCCTATTTCTCTTAAGAAGAGCATACATGAACTcaaggagagagaaaaaaaaagtctTTATTTTATTGGATCATATCTAGGACAAATTAGAAAGGCTACATGAAACAACCGCCCAACGTGTGCCCAAATACACAGGTTAGCCCAATGTTTTTTGCTTGTAGTACATGGTTTTTTCAAACGAAAGATTGAAGGCATGAAGTCATTACCAGATTGACTACTAATTTAGAAGTAATCAATCTTGTCACATAGCATAAATATTTAAATTGCAAAACTACATGAGCCAGTTGTATTCCTCAACAAAATTGAGCTTTGGTGTCTTTGTTCGGAAGGATATTAAAATCACAATGAAGAAACTACCTTGAGGACAACCACGGCAAACTCGATGGCTGACCCAATGCTGCAGTGCCTGGTCTGCAACAAACAAGCAGATGTCCAGCTCAGTATACATCTCAAATACACATAACAATGTTACAAATAGTCCATGAcaatacataaataaataaatgtaGAGAATAAAGAACCTTTTGGTAGGCAGGAATCATGGCGGCAACATTCCGAACAGTGAAGGCCTCGCCTGGCTTCAGTCCGAGGGTTAATGTTGGGCACACTCGTGAGTCAGCGCATGCAAACACCATGTACTGCAAGCAAGAACGAATTAAGTGTTGTAGGCTACCAGCACACATGCACATCAGCCTTATACCAAAACATAGGTAGCCCGAGAGTGAATCATGATGGTCAAGCACAGCCTAGGCCCAAATAGCAATGTCACCAATGAGGAATTGATATACGGGGTTGCTATTTTCTAACAGCTACAGAATATTGCTTTGTAGTCATGTTTCATATCTGAC contains:
- the LOC124663457 gene encoding carbonic anhydrase, chloroplastic-like yields the protein MGGCCCCFPSKPRRENPMHPAAEPLIPGKPNHAPPHHQPPPVIASTDEGKDAVVRLKTGFERFKTNIFDKNPKLFEPLKKDQSPKYMVFACADSRVCPTLTLGLKPGEAFTVRNVAAMIPAYQKTRHCSIGSAIEFAVVVLKVEYIVVIGHSRCAGIRELLSLKDKGPNAYHFIEDWVKIGMNAKNKVQRENRLLPFDDQCTVLEKEAVNVSLRNLDSYPFVKDRMRKGTLHLIGARYDFVHGSFETWEL